The following proteins are co-located in the Calliphora vicina chromosome 2, idCalVici1.1, whole genome shotgun sequence genome:
- the LOC135950858 gene encoding fibrillin-1-like, translating into MDSTAEDPKTIYETKVVSSCCEGYLLENEKCIPICSKGCENGNCVKPNQCECEKGYKFFGEYIFHSCVPDCGKCEHGFCSGPEKCNCNSGFELVGDTCQPVCNNCENGSCKIHGKCECNKGYEKSVNGSTCKPICESGCKNGKCIKPGQCECDRGYSLNANNECEPVCIGGCLNGRCVGPNFCKCNEGFNIIPPLTCKPICKSGCPNGSCIAPETCKCNAGYEMDSLQKCQPICKTGCANGSCNSPEQCECNLGFEMDKENICQPICKTGCPNGTCKAPGLCECNEGYKMNLQGNCEPVCEQDCLNGHCIKPNTCECLQGFQQLTDAECEPICRTGCPNGKCIAPETCECNEGYNMSSFNKCEPICSQGCSNGQCTAPEFCTCDSGYFKATPSTCQPVCEFGCLNGRCMAPNSCECDKGYQMMNDTNQCEAICSQGCENAICIAPNGCKCYFGYQSTISNHCQPICESGCPNGYCISPEICACDKGYKMNAKDTCEPTCSSTCRNGKCVAPEVCKCNDHYEMTDAGNCEPICKNGCPNGQCIEPDNCVCFEGYKKLLTNSCLPVCETGCPNGKCVAPEICECNHGYAIFENKCEPICLEECINAVCSSPDKCECKPGYFKTSNSSCSAICDRGCVNGVCLAPNNCECAAGYNKTSLGTCEPICAANCQNAQCIAPEVCQCKEGYIKTLANKCEPICSNPCDNGTCTKPNICSCNAGYELNSANKCSPICHPECLNGQCIAPNSCQCHKDFQLNEENNYERINPDKRQQTCLLDCLNGNCLNGECSCPNNFILKSFKSQDICLPKCHQDEDCLNGLCSSNGVCKCLQGFEISNLTLQCEQAKPGKMLFWKLYIILSFSCIFVWSNFCTRLTKRPVRKTVMRNGVLAYHTMYETKTVKYCCRGYRLKNAQCIPVCSKGCENGKCVKPNQCECEKGYKFFSEFSRNRCVPDCGKCEHGYCSDPGKCSCNSGYELVDEYCQPVCNNCENCSFKIDGKCECNEGYKKSISFDKCEPICQTNCPNGKCIAPETCQCNKGYNMSSFNKCEPICSQGCSNGKCTAPEFCTCDSGYSKATPSTCQPVCELGCLNGRCMAPNSCECDKGYIMMNNANQCEPICSEGCVNSFCIAPDTCECNFGYKTISKNHCEPICESGCRNGHCISSEICECNKGYEMNSENECEPICGSGCPKGKCIAPETCECDQGYQVNGENMCEPICQPDCLNGQCVAPDICECFKDYSQSSPYSCLPVCETGCPNGKCISPGICECDQGYTMQADNQCEPVCSNDCENGKCVAPETCECHQGYQMNGEQKCKAICSAGCDNGQCVSPETCECYHGYQMNDENKCQPVSQKLVVVSSGCHNINFSFAIYIEYFLIFMYVINKL; encoded by the exons atatttttcacagtTGTGTTCCTGATTGTGGCAAATGTGAGCATGGCTTCTGTAGTGGCCCGGAAAAATGTAACTGTAACTCTGGTTTTGAACTTGTGGGCGACACTTGCCAACCTGTGTGTAATAATTGTGAGAATGGCTCTTGTAAAATACATGGAAAATGCGAGTGTAATAAAG GTTATGAAAAATCTGTAAATGGTTCAACATGTAAACCGATTTGTGAGTCCGGCTGTAAAAATGGTAAATGTATAAAGCCTGGCCAGTGTGAATGCGACAGAGGTTATAGCTTAAATGCCAACAATGAGTGTGAACCAGTTTGCATAGGAGGCTGTTTAAATGGTCGATGTGTTGGGCCTAATTTCTGTAAATGCAATGAAGGCTTTAATATAATACCACCCTTAACCTGTAAACCGATTTGTAAGTCTGGTTGTCCAAATGGTAGCTGTATAGCACCGGAGACTTGTAAATGTAATGCTGGCTATGAAATGGACTCTCTACAAAAATGCCAACCTATTTGCAAAACTGGTTGTGCCAATGGTTCATGCAACTCACCGGAACAATGTGAATGTAATCTAGGGTTTGAAATGGATAAGGAAAACATATGTCAACCTATTTGTAAGACTGGTTGCCCAAATGGCACTTGTAAAGCTCCTGGTTTATGTGAATGTAATGAGGGCTATAAAATGAACTTGCAGGGAAATTGTGAACCTGTTTGTGAGCAAGATTGCTTAAATGGCCACTGTATTAAACCAAATACTTGTGAATGTTTGCAGGGTTTTCAGCAATTAACAGATGCTGAATGTGAGCCTATTTGCCGGACAGGCTGTCCTAATGGCAAGTGTATTGCACCCGAAACATGTGAATGTAATGAGGGCTATAACATGTCCAGCTTTAATAAATGTGAACCAATTTGTTCACAAGGCTGTTCAAATGGTCAATGTACAGCTCCTGAGTTTTGCACTTGTGATTCTGGCTACTTCAAAGCCACACCCAGTACCTGTCAGCCAGTATGTGAATTTGGCTGCTTAAATGGCCGCTGCATGGCTCCAAATAGCTGCGAATGCGATAAAGGCTATCAAATGATGAACGACACTAACCAATGTGAAGCAATTTGCAGTCAAGGCTGTGAAAATGCCATTTGTATAGCTCCCAATGGGTGTAAATGTTATTTTGGTTATCAATCAACTATCAGCAATCATTGTCAACCCATTTGTGAATCTGGCTGTCCCAATGGTTATTGTATATCACCGGAAATCTGTGCTTGCGACAAGGGTTACAAAATGAACGCCAAAGATACATGTGAACCGACTTGTAGCTCAACATGTCGCAATGGTAAATGTGTAGCTCCCGAAGTGTGCAAATGTAATGACCATTACGAAATGACTGATGCTGGTAACTGTGAACCGATTTGTAAAAATGGCTGTCCTAATGGACAGTGTATAGAACCAGATAACTGTGTATGCTTTGAGGGTTACAAAaaacttttgacaaattcctGTTTACCAGTTTGTGAAACTGGATGTCCGAATGGTAAATGTGTGGCTCCTGAGATCTGTGAATGTAATCATGGTTATGCTATATTTGAGAATAAATGCGAACCTATTTGCCTAGAAGAGTGCATAAATGCAGTGTGTAGTTCCCCCGATAAATGTGAATGTAAACCGGGTTATTTTAAAACATCCAACAGTTCATgctcagccatttgtgatcGTGGATGTGTGAATGGTGTCTGTTTGGCACCCAATAATTGTGAATGTGCCGCAGGATATAACAAAACATCGTTAGGGACATGTGAGCCCATATGTGCCGCCAACTGTCAAAATGCCCAATGTATAGCACCGGAAGTGTGCCAATGTAAGGAGGGCTACATAAAAACTCTAGCAAATAAATGTGAGCCGATTTGCTCTAACCCCTGTGATAATGGCACATGCACTAAACCAAACATATGCTCCTGTAATGCAGGTTATGAACTAAATTCAGCTAATAAATGTTCGCCCATTTGTCATCCTGAATGTTTAAACGGCCAGTGTATAGCTCCTAATAGCTGCCAATGTCACAAAGATTTTCAACTGAACGAGGAAAATAATTATGAAAGAATAAATCCCGATAAGAGACAACAAACATGTTTACTTGACTGCCTTAATGGTAACTGCCTAAATGGAGAGTGCTCTTGTCCAAACAATTTCATCCTAAAAAGTTTTAAGTCACAAGATATTTGTCTACCAAAATGTCATCAAGATGAGGATTGTTTAAATGGCTTGTGCTCTTCGAATGGTGTGTGTAAATGTTTACAGGGTTTTGAAATTTCCAACCTTACTTTGCAGTGTGAGCAGGCCAAACCT GGCAAAATGTTATTTTGGAAACTTTATATCATTTTAAGTTTTAGCTGCATTTTTGTTTGGAGTAATTTTTGTACGCGTCTTACTAAGAGGCCTGTTCGAAAAACGGTTATGAGAAATGGTGTTCTTGCTTATCAT ACAATGTACGAAACTAAAACAGTAAAGTATTGTTGCCGTGGCTATCGTTTGAAAAATGCACAATGTATACCCGTTTGCTCGAAAGGTTGTGAAAATGGCAAATGTGTGAAACCCAATCAGTGCGAATGCGAAAAAGGATATAAGTTCTTTAGCGAATTTTCTCGTAATCG ttgtGTTCCCGATTGTGGCAAATGTGAGCATGGCTATTGCAGTGACCCGGGAAAATGTAGCTGTAACTCTGGTTATGAACTTGTGGACGAATATTGCCAACCAGTGTGTAATAATTGTGAGAATTGCTCTTTTAAAATAGATGGCAAATGCGAGTGCAATGAAGGCTATAAAAAATCCATATCTTTTGACAAATGTGAACCAATATGTCAGACAAACTGTCCCAATGGCAAGTGTATAGCACCCGAAACATGCCAATGTAATAAGGGCTATAACATGTCCAGCTTTAATAAATGCGAGCCAATTTGTTCACAAGGCTGCTCAAATGGTAAATGTACAGCCCCTGAGTTTTGCACTTGTGATTCTGGCTACTCCAAGGCCACACCCAGTACCTGTCAGCCAGTATGTGAATTGGGTTGCCTAAATGGCCGTTGCATGGCTCCAAATAGCTGTGAGTGCGATAAAGgctatataatgatgaataatgCCAACCAATGTGAACCAATTTGCAGTGAGGGTTGTGTAAATAGTTTTTGCATAGCTCCCGATACCTGTGAAtgtaattttggttataaaacaatttccaaaaaccATTGTGAACCCATTTGTGAATCTGGTTGCCGGAATGGTCATTGTATTTCATCCGAAATTTGTGAGTGTAATAAGGGTTATGAAATGAACTCAGAGAATGAATGTGAGCCGATATGCGGCTCTGGATGTCCGAAAGGAAAATGTATTGCTCCGGAAACCTGCGAATGCGATCAGGGATATCAAGTGAATGGTGAAAATATGTGTGAACCTATTTGTCAACCAGACTGTCTCAATGGCCAGTGTGTGGCACCAGATATTTGTGAATGTTTCAAGGACTATAGCCAGTCGTCACCCTACTCCTGCTTGCCAGTTTGTGAAACAGGTTGTCCGAATGGAAAATGTATTTCGCCCGGCATCTGTGAATGTGATCAGGGATACACAATGCAGGCAGATAATCAATGCGAACCGGTTTGCTCCAATGACTGCGAGAATGGTAAATGTGTGGCTCCGGAAACCTGTGAATGTCATCAGGGATATCAAATGAATGGTGAACAAAAATGTAAAGCAATATGTTCAGCAGGCTGCGACAATGGTCAGTGTGTCTCCCCTGAAACTTGTGAATGCTATCACGGATACCAAATGAATGACGAAAATAAATGTCAACCTGTTTCCCAAAAATTGGTAGTAGTTTCCTCAGGATgtcataatataaattttagttttgcaaTTTACATagaatattttctaatatttatgtatgttataaataaattataa